One Dermatophagoides farinae isolate YC_2012a chromosome 6, ASM2471394v1, whole genome shotgun sequence genomic window carries:
- the unc-104 gene encoding kinesin family member unc-104 has translation MSSVKVAVRVRPFNKREIGYGCKNIISMSAKTTTILNPKIENQLKTFTYDYSYWSHEPNDPNFIDQWKVYKDIGEEMLQHAFEGYNVCIFAYGQTGAGKSYTMMGARDEEGIIPHLCRDLFDRITSDDQQDDDDDENETMYSVEVSYMEIYCERVRDLLNPKNKGPLRVREHPVLGPYVEDLSKLAVTSYEDIHEIIDEGNKARTVAATNMNETSSRSHAVFTIILTQMKQDQMTGLCSEKVSKISLVDLAGSERADSTGAQGTRLKEGANINKSLTTLGKVISALAELSSQDPAKKKKSKKTDFIPYRDSVLTWLLRENLGGNSKTAMIAAISPADINYEETLSTLRYADRAKQIMCAAIINEDANAKLIRELRDEIARLKNILRAEGIELEKSMIMITSDDNQQHHHNLQKQQQLLQLQQHDNNNQADDRINNNDIFDNNDHHQTTTVDHQIDNHHGHPKLTRGSMSVTGENVIEQLHETEKLMSELNATWEEKLKRTEEIRAQREAVLAEMGVARRADGDAVGVFSPINTPHLLNLNEDPLMSECLLYYLKDGETRVGQDGARIAQDIRLSGTNILVEHCIFENRNGTVTLIPCSTEALCFVNGRRVETDQELRTGARVILGKYHVFRFQHPGQVRESRSKDPIQDNNLITTTYSKQQQQQQQAVDWTFAQMELLEKQGIDLKLEMEKKLLQLEEQYRREKAEADLTFEEARKNYEQTIERLQKQVDEQSMTMSQMFSSMHHSGHYRFGGDNSSVSGCDDDDECSEAEHRRLFPESDSIFFQMECETPLTWWQESVARKASLKWRFHQFTSLRDDLWGNAIFLKEANAMSVELKKRVQFQFVILTDTIYSPLHPDLLADYRDQFQNQKSSLDLHSDSGVAITAATTTTITTCSTTNDNPFPRTIVAVEVKDQKNGATHYWSLCKLRKRLELMRQVYAKYAEEYSATIAAASANATVSSSSTTTGSLQHSSLSSSSHLNGTIPSNSTNSGGGTGVTIYHANSIKNGTVETETSDPFYDRFPWFRFIGRGLMFVQNLLEQCSITQCISIANEKGDVMGYLKVSIQPITEEDLATAIDSGKSPKTQQHARIDFVDDDVQLMEIIERGRLQRQLSRLISKTNEKNAKLSSSSSSGVHKEEEKETEDENDTDGKNLRNDSIMIPVHLKLNEDFMFRVSIIQLYGLSKSYADVFCQFNFRHLSQEAFSTESVKNTAGKNGRSAGFYWSQNISVRVTRAFIEYLRQEPIIFELYGHYQHHPLHREAIFGVDAAGNVGSNNWPFRNNNTAGNNNQTSSMNQNQLGLPRPPPKRMQLTSYLPMSTPIRSPRFTPGLVNEWQIMASRVTSASTSLVHSKVDLIVWIEVCELTPDGQYLPVVVDHNDDTPCRGTFLLHQGIQRRIRVTIMHHPDFDVHFRDLRELVIGRVRTHLDCSDFDDENDSSVLSLSLFFSEHLEQLEDGRVRFRYEAAWDSSLHNSLLLNRVTPGGERVYLTMSAYLDLERCSQPGILTKDLCVMIYGRDSRTIPSLLTGGSHGSGLSTRVLKNILTGSYKNAELNHIMAIFELVLRRSLEAGSPGVQRRQRRVLDTSTMYVRGQENLGGWQPRGDSLIFDHQWELEKLYRLEMVERCRHRLLIRTAKSTALQKSFDEDELNDLPGKTIRSSMTSGMMRTSASRLSLAALANSNLSVASGSTTQALISPVTTADVGLSSNSALTASTRASSTAAIPRSSTFSAGIETLLEREKVEEFRTDNDRNLVAKCIKLIQFHIPSQPAPIFQTPPPPPGSSTNLLRTPTEYFPGSNVSTPDGGGVTPDISGLAVESWFEHEKLSFTVAANHSQHYYHQQQQQQQQQSTSIHSHSNSPMGDISPSSSSTNNNLFVPEIEEVRVSSIISKKGYISCLMASEYSSSTTNQPQQQQQQPTQWQKQWIVVRRPYMFIYRDDKDPVERSVINLTQARVECSEQQRQMLCVENAFSVVTRHAGYLFRTTTAREMYNWLYSINPLYAGQLMCEWARAHHAATTTNNLEQNFQLANPPSPSTTKQQQQNDSSGSFNDNSEKSQLQNSSLSTKGVEIYKNFCSEQQQESTTTNQQQQQQHHCNISSQ, from the exons atgtcatcTGTAAAAGTAGCCGTACGTGTACGGCCATTTAATAAACGTGAAATTGGATATGGATGTAAAAATATCATTTCAATGTCTGCTAAAACGACAA caatattgaatccaaaaattgaaaatcaattgaaaacatttacaTATGATTATTCATATTGGTCACATGAACCGAATGATCCgaattttattgatcaatggaAAGTATATAAAGATATTGGTGAAGAAATGTTACAGCATGCATTTGAAGGTTATAATGTTTGTATATTTGCATATGGACAAACCGGTGCCGGTAAATCATATACAATGATGGGTGCACGTGATGAAGAAGGTATTATACCACATCTTTGTCGTGATCTATTTGATCGTATCACTAGCGATGAtcaacaagatgatgatgatgatgagaatgaaacAATGTATTCAGTTGAAGTATCCTATATGGAAATCTATTGTGAACGTGTACGTGATTtattgaatccaaaaaataaaGGACCATTACGTGTTCGTGAACATCCAGTGCTTGGACCATATGTTGAAGATTTAAGTAAATTGGCCGTTACATCATATGAAGATATACatgaaattattgatgaaggAAATAAAGCACGTACAGTTGCGGCtacaaatatgaatgaaacatcatcaagatcGCATGCTGTATTCACAATAATATTGACGCAAATGAAACAAGATCAAATGACTGGATTATGTTCGGAGAAAGTATCGAAAATATCATTAGTTGATTTAGCCGGTTCAGAACGTGCTGATTCAACCGGTGCACAAGGTACACGGCTAAAAGAAGGTgccaatataaataaatcattgaCAACATTGGGTAAAGTTATCTCCGCTTTAGCTGAAttg TCATCACAAGATCCAgccaagaaaaagaaatcaaagaaaacCGATTTTATACCATATCGTGATTCCGTTCTTACATGGTTATTACGTGAAAATCTAGGCGGTAATTCAAAAACGGCAATGATTGCTGCCATATCACCAGCTGATATTAATTATGAAgaaacattatcaacattacgTTATGCAGATCGTGCTAAACAAATAATGTGTGCGGCCATTATAAATGAAGATGCAAATGCAAAACTGATACGTGAACTTCGTGATGAAATTGCTCGGCTTAAAAATATCTTACGAGCTGAAGGtattgaattggaaaaatcaatgatcatgatcaccagcgatgataatcaacaacatcatcataatcttcaaaaacaacaacaactactacaactacaacaacacgataataataatcaagcTGATGATcgaattaataataatgatatctttgataataatgatcatcatcaaacaactactgttgatcatcaaattgataatcatcatggtcaTCCAAAATTGACACGTGGTTCAATGTCGGTAACCGGTGAAAATGTGATTGAACAATTAcatgaaacagaaaaactcATGTCTGAATTGAATGCAACATgggaagaaaaattgaaacgtACCGAAGAGATTCGTGCACAACGTGAAGCTGTATTGGCTGAAATGGGTGTTGCAAGACGTGCTGATGGTGATGCTGTTGGCGTTTTCTCACCAATCAATACACCACATCTTTTGAATCTAAATGAAGATCCATTAATGTCTGAATGTTTGCTGTATTATCTGAAAGATGGTGAAACACGTGTTGGACAAGATGGTGCACGTATTGCTCAGGATATTCGTTTGTCTGGAACAAATATTCTTGTTGAACATTGtatatttgaaaatcgaAATGGTACAGTAACATTGATTCCATGTTCAACAGAAGCTCTATGTTTTGTTAATGGTCGAAGAGTAGAAACCGATCAAGAATTACGTACTGGTGCACGAGTTATCCTGGGAAAATATCATGTCTTCCGTTTTCAACATCCAGGTCAAGTTCGTGAATCTAGATCAAAAGATCCAATACAAGACAACAatttgataacaacaacatatagtaagcagcaacaacaacaacagcaagcTGTAGATTGGACATTTGCACAAATGGAATTGCTAGAAAAACAAggtattgatttgaaattagaaatggaaaagaaattattacaACTTGAAGAACAATATCGACGTGAAAAAGCTGAAGCTGATTTAACATTTGAAGAAGctagaaaaaattatgaacaaacaattgaACGACTGCAGAAACAGGTGGATGAACAATCAATGACCATGTCacaaatgttttcatcaatgCATCATTCTGGACATTATCGATTCGGTGGTGATAATAGTAGCGTAAGCGgttgcgatgatgatgatgaatgttctGAAGCTGAACATCGACGTCTATTTCCAGAATcggattcaatatttttccaGATGGAATGTGAAACACCATTAACATGGTGGCAAGAATCTGTGGCCCGTAAAGCGTCATTAAAATGGcgttttcatcaattcacATCATTACGTGATGATTTATGGGGCAATGCTATATTCTTGAAAGAAGCAAATGCAATGTCCgtagaattgaaaaaacgtgttcaatttcaatttgttatACTCACGGATACAATATATTCACCATTACATCCGGATTTATTGGCCGATTATCgtgatcaatttcaaaatcaaaaaagttCCTTAGATCTGCACTCAGATTCTGGTGTGGCTATCACTGCagctaccaccaccaccattaccacgTGTTCCACAACGAATGATAATCCATTTCCACGAacaattgttgctgttgaagtgaaagatcaaaaaaatggtgcCACACATTATTGGTCATTGTGTAAATTAAG aaaaCGTTTAGAATTAATGCGTCAAGTATATGCAAAATATGCTGAAGAATATTCAGCAACAATTGCTGCCGCTTCTGCTAATGCAActgtttcttcttcatctacCACAACTGGTAGTTTGCAACattcatcgttatcatcatcatcacatttgaATGGAACGATACCATCAAATTCAACCaacagtggtggtggtactgGTGTTACTATTTACCATGCAAACAGTATCAAAAATGGAACAGTAGAAACAGAAACAAGTGATCCATTTTATGATCGTTTTCCTTGGTTTCGTTTTATTGGTCGTGGCTTGATGTTTGTACAGAATCTATTAGAACAATGTTCAATTACACAATGTATATCGATTGCAAATGAAAAAGGTGATGTAATGGGCTATTTAAAAGTGTCCATACAACCGATAACAG AAGAAGATTTAGCAACAGCAATCGATTCGGGTAAATCACcaaaaacacaacaacatgCTAGGATTGATttcgtcgatgatgatgtacaaTTGATGGAGATAATTGAACGTGGCCGATTACAACGACAATTATCGCGATTAATatccaaaacaaatgaaaaaaatgcaaaattatcatcatcatcatcatcaggagttcataaagaagaagaaaaagaaacggAAGACGAAAACGATACGGATGGAAAAAACCTAAGAAATGATTCCATCATGATTCCTgttcatttaaaattgaatgaagatTTTATGTTTCGTGTTTCTATCATTCAACTTTATGGGCTATCCAAATCATATGCTGatgttttttgtcaatttaattttcgtCATCTTTCACAGGAAGCATTTTCAACGGAATCGGTAAAAAATACTGCAGGTAAAAATGGTCGTTCAGCTGGTTTTTATTGGTCACAAAACATATCGGTACGTGTAACACGTGCATTCATCGAATACCTGAGGCAAGAACCGATAATTTTCGAATTATATGGCCActatcaacatcatccatTACATCGGGAAGCAATATTTGGCGTTGATGCTGCTGGTAACGTCGGTAGTAATAATTGGCCATTTCGAAACAACAATACTGCTggaaacaataatcaaacatctagtatgaatcaaaatcaacttGG ATTACCACGTCCACCACCTAAACGAATGCAATTAACATCATATCTACCAATGTCAACACCGATACGTTCACCACGATTTACACCTGGTTTGGTAAATGAATGGCAAATCATGGCTTCTCGGGTTACATCAGCATCTACGTCATTGGTACATTCAAAAGTTGATTTAATTGTTTGGATTGAAGTATGTGAACTGACACCAGATGGTCAATATCTACCGGTAGTtgttgatcataatgatgatacacCATGTCGTGGAACATTTCTACTACATCAAGGAATTCAACGACGTATTCGTGTTACTATTATGCATCATCCAGATTTTGATGTTCATTTTCGTGATCTTCGTGAACTGGTTATTGGTCGTGTTCGTACCCATTTGGATTGTtcagattttgatgatgaaaatgattcatccgttttatcattatcattatttttttccgaacATTTGGAACAATTGGAAGATGGTCGTGTACGTTTTCGTTATGAGGCAGCATGGGATAGTTCACTGCATAATTCTTTACTGTTGAATCGTGTAACACCTGGTGGTGAACGTGTTTATCTTACAATGTCAGCATATTTGGATCTAGAACGTTGTAGTCAACCGGGAATTCTCACTAAAGATTTATGTGTCATGATTTATGGTCGTGATTCACGTAcaattccatcattattaaccGGTGGTTCACATGGTTCCGGACTTTCGACACgtgtattgaaaaatatacTAACCGGTTCCTATAAGAATGCtgaattgaatcatataATGGCTATATTTGAATTAGTATTACGACGATCATTAGAAGCTGGTTCACCAGGAGTACAACGTCGTCAACGACGTGTATTGGATACATCAACAATGTATGTACGTGGACAAGAAAATCTTGGTGGTTGGCAACCACGTGGtgattctttgattttcgatcatcaatgggaattggaaaaattatatCGATTAGAAATGGTTGAACGTTGTCGTCATCGACTATTGATTCGTACAGCTAAATCAACGGCAttacaaaaatcatttgatgaagatgaattaAATGATTTACCTGGTAAAACGATTCGTTCATCAATGACATCGGGTATGATGAGAACAAGTGCATCACGTTTAAGTTTAGCTGCATTGGCCAATTCAAATCTATCAGTTGCAAGTGGTAGTACAACTCAGGCTCTTATATCACCTGTAACAACTGCAGATGTTGGTTTATCATCGAATTCAGCTTTGACAGCTTCTACCCGCGCATCGTCAACAGCAGCCATTCCACggtcatcaacattttcagCAGGAATCGAAACACTTTTGGAACGAGAAAAAGTTGAAGAATTTCGCACCGATAATGATCGTAACCTCGTGGCTAAATGTATTAAATTAATACAATTTCATATACCATCACAACCGGCACCAATATTTCagacaccaccaccaccaccaggtTCATCAACTAATCTATTACGGACACCAACCGAATATTTTCCCGGATCAAATGTATCAACACCAGATGGCGGTGGTGTTACACCTGACATATCAGGTTTAGCTGTTGAATCTTGGTttgaacatgaaaaattatcattcacaGTTGCCGCCAATCATtcacaacattattatcatcaacaacaacagcagcagcagcaacaatcaACATCGATACATAGCCATAGTAATAGTCCAATGGGTGatatatcaccatcatcatcttcgactaataataatttattcgtACCGGAAATTGAAGAAGTTCGCGTCTCGTCTATTATATCGAAAAAAGGTTATATTAGCTGTTTGATGGCAAgtgaatattcatcatccacaacgaatcaaccacaacaacaacaacaacagccaacaCAATGGCAAAAACAATGGATAGTTGTACGTAGACCATACATGTTTATATATCGTGATGATAAAGATCCTGTTGAACGATCGGTTATAAATCTAACACAAGCACGTGTTGAATGTTCTGAACAGCAGCGACAAATGTTATGTGTTGAGAATGCATTCTCAGTAGTCACTCGTCATGCTGGTTATCTATTTCGTACAACAACAGCACGTGAAATGTATAATTGGCTTTATTCCATAAATCCACTTTATGCTGGACAATTAATGTGTGAATGGGCACGTGCACATCATGCCGCTACTACCACAAATaatttggaacaaaattttcaacttgCAAatccaccatcaccatccacaaccaaacaacagcaacaaaatgataGTTCTGGATCGTTTAACGATAATTCAGAGAAAAGTCAActtcaaaattcatcattatcaacgaaAGGTGTggaaatttataaaaatttttgttcagaacaacaacaagaatcgaCAACcacaaatcaacaacaacaacaacaacatcattgtAATATTAGTAGccaataa
- the LOC124493382 gene encoding uncharacterized protein LOC124493382, producing MMKSSYLLLMVLSLSSSIIITIVDSDTIITTTTTTTSTGTGIKNKFHNDDNNDDDEQHPSRQILHNLLHGRDENFGKLIKWNIPMSVLKESTQIDCGATKDLLEENTIAISICDNHIFQFHRDFKVTIYPQSRQKYSLHPDRLHLIDGYQVDLERIASEMVKNGGFRERSQFIMNYLPTNGSRLWMSLTRPAHGFEWRARIMVADYQSWMCSQHANHIETGPEFRFEYEMNDQRIRTIPISAGTRFFQIAHRIDQNDFLIYADDMYMDNVFFGKLCLGYKKENSLRLSGKNDCEYGDENDGKKNALVHLLETVQYGFTTFTQLALISPTKEMAILINRRVLTNFEHDYTYHTHKLIDFFVCDKNPNIKRLDEPMKDDDDKRRKKRMVMRRY from the coding sequence atgatgaaatcatcatatttgttgttgatggtattatcattatcatcatcaattattataacGATTGTCGATTCAGATACtattattactactactactactactactagtaCCGGTACGggtataaaaaacaaatttcataatgatgataataatgatgatgatgaacagcaTCCATCAAGACAAATTCTTCATAATCTTTTACATGGTagagatgaaaattttggtaaattaatcaaatggAATATACCGATGTCTGTGTTGAAAGAATCCACACAAATTGATTGTGGCGCCACTAAAGATCTATTGGAAGAAAATACAATagcaatttcaatttgtgataatcatatatttcaatttcatcgagATTTCAAAGTAACCATTTATCCACAATCACGGCAAAAATATTCACTACATCCGGATCGTTTACATTTAATCGATGGTTATCAAGTGGATTTAGAACGTATTGCATCAGAAATGGTCAAAAATGGTGGTTTTCGTGAACGATCACAATTTATTATGAATTATTTGCCTACAAATGGATCACGATTATGGATGTCATTAACACGTCCGGCACATGGTTTCGAATGGCGTGCACGTATTATGGTTGCCGATTATCAATCATGGATGTGTTCACAACATGCTAACCACATTGAAACTGGACCAGAATTTCGttttgaatatgaaatgaatgatcaacGTATTCGTACTATACCAATATCGGCTGGTACACGTTTCTTTCAGATTGCACATAGAatcgatcaaaatgattttttaatcTATGCCGATGATATGTACATGGACAATGTATTCTTTGGAAAACTATGTTTAGGCTATAAAAAAGAGAATTCATTACGTTTAAGTGGCAAAAATGATTGTGaatatggtgatgaaaatgatggtaaaaaaaatgcattggTTCATTTATTGGAAACAGTTCAATATGGTTTCACGACATTCACACAATTGGCATTGATTTCACCGACAAAAGAAATGGCCATTCTGATTAATCGTAGAGTTTTAACAAATTTTGAACATGATTATACATATCATACACATAAattgatagatttttttgtttgcgaTAAAAATCCTAATATTAAACGTTTGGATGAACCAatgaaagatgatgatgataaaagacGTAAAAAACGTATGGTTATGAGAAGATATTGa
- the LOC124494314 gene encoding uncharacterized protein LOC124494314 gives MQYISIMISYVMGIIMIIYPEISHQNEAETLEDFLHSHGIYKDDNIGYQKFGLHTWYHSLVDVKKHDHIKCGYDKNLFENTVSIAVIMNRIYQFTTSTYGKKLTESRDPTYVDVIIYDQARYRYSNEKNHLHLYDGYKLGVNQIITDYDYMGNFQKRLTDLYWGYPQTRKQRLTTSLIWQRYKGFNFFSRLLLCCNRFWLVGEFPSSNDGNAMDSDNDLHYYDYHSLRSTQSYHMVVISYGDQVLNMIHEQNTDVIKIIDFNMTTHLSTLCYGVHSTQMLRMISETNNCQYLEPFEVMSKSLISLIRSFQYGFIVLTKLILVSREQNTVLIVDRNLLRMIGKEFPFQLKNAKDFFNCEQQNF, from the coding sequence ATGCAATACATTTCCATTATGATCAGTTATGTTATgggaataataatgataatttatccaGAAATTAGCCATCAAAATGAAGCCGAAACATTAGAAGATTTTCTACATTCACATGGTATTTAtaaagatgataatattggTTATCAAAAATTTGGCCTACACACATGGTATCATTCATTGGTGGATGTGAAAAAACATGACCATATAAAATGTGGTTATGATaagaatttgtttgaaaatacCGTATCTATAGCTGTTATTATGAATCGTATATATCAATTTACCACCAGTACATATGGTAAAAAATTAACAGAAAGTAGAGATCCAACATATGTTGATGTTATAATCTATGATCAAGCACGTTATCgttattcgaatgaaaaaaatcatttacatCTTTATGATGGCTATAAACTTGGTgttaatcaaattatcaccgattatgattatatggGCAATTTTCAAAAACGTTTAACAGATTTATATTGGGGCTATCCACAGACACGTAAACAGCGGCTAACCACATCGTTAATATGGCAAAGATATAAaggtttcaatttttttagcCGTCTTTTGTTATGCTGTAATCGTTTCTGGTTGGTGGGCGAATTTCCATCATCCAATGATGGTAATGCAATGGACAGTGACAATGATctacattattatgattatcattcattaagATCAACACAAAGCTATCATATGGTGGTCATTTCATATGGTGATCAAGTTTTAAATATGATTCATGAACAAAATACTGATGTtattaaaatcattgatttcaatatGACAACACATTTATCAACATTATGTTATGGTGTACATTCAACACAAATGTTACGTATGATAAGTGAAACAAATAATTGTCAATATTTAGAACCATTCGAAGTGATGTCCAAATCATTGATCAGTTTAATTCGTTCATTTCAATATGGTTTCATTGTGTTAACGAAATTAATATTGGTATCACGTGAACAGAATACCgtattgattgttgatcgTAATTTATTGCGTATGATTGGCAAagaatttccatttcaattgaaaaatgcaaaagatttttttaattgtgaacaacaaaatttttaa
- the LOC124494308 gene encoding winged helix repair factor 1, translating to MSRYCFAKKNSNIFNGQNTLFSKGTQPKKDFCLIYFFFLLIQLKRKMKRQKNSIQNRPSCSRSEQQIDDEQFEEDRRRIQTNIRDKFKEETMIVVKSIDDFSTVDKAYEYIRQLCLQSWLIKQRSLPPIVWRHQLYSLFEDSSKVDVALETLIDEDQIRIICHGESSRENDAIIRIDDFIRYYQKDSGSKNLFIELFMTKIVRRIKHTEYSDKQLNDAGFLSEALSKLSSLGMLTKNDLDHRQLSFAGIGIMVQTLNNGREQLVRILKKSKYSQLLQSELIKRYECQQQQQRNLKELNQFGLEFHLYDLYGRNSLVHRQSQTNLPGDSMIQLIIR from the exons ATGTCGCGGTATTGtttcgcaaaaaaaaattcgaatattttcaatggtCAGAATACGTTGTTTTCGAAAGGGACACAGCCAAagaaagatttttgtttgatttattttttctttcttttgattcaattaaaaagaaaaatgaaacgacaaaaaaattccatccaAAATCGACCAAGTTGTTCACGATCGgaacaacaaattgatgatgaacaattcgAAGAAGATCGTAGACGTATACAAACGAATATTCGTGATAAATTCAAAGAAGAAACAATGATTG TAgttaaatcaattgatgatttttctacTGTCGATAAGGCATATGAATATATTCGACAATTATGTCTACAATCATGGTTGATAAAACAACGATCATTACCACCAATAGTTTGGCGTCatcaattatattcattattcgaGGATTCATCTAAAGTTGATGTTGCATTAgaaacattgattgatgaggATCAAATTCGAATAATTTGTCATGGAGAATCATCACGTGAAAACGATGCAATCATaagaattgatgattttatccGTTATTATCAAAAGGATTCCggatcaaaaaatttattcattgaattattcatGACAAAAATTGTACGACGTATAAAACATACTGAATATAGTGataaacaattgaatgatgctGGATTTCTTTCCGAAGCtctttcaaaattatcatcattaggtATGCTCACTAAAAATGATCTAGATCATCGCCAATTATCATTTGCTGGCATCGGTATTATGgttcaaacattgaataatggCCGCGAACAATTGGttagaattttgaaaaaatccaaatattCACAATTATTACAAAGTGAATTGATCAAACGATATgaatgtcaacaacaacaacaacgaaatcttaaagaattaaatcaatttggtCTAGAATTTCATCTATATGATCTTTATGGACGGAATAGTCTTGTCCACCGACAGTCGCAAACAAATTTACCCggtgattcaatgattcagCTAATAATTcgataa
- the LOC124494305 gene encoding uncharacterized protein LOC124494305: MILMGAMESTLDSLTQLSSSPAFSSSSSSSSSSSSSSKETHSSSKTNPKRRPSSTKHDREQQQQQEQKPNLRRPKLVHRNVTRFYEIPFGPYRRPEDVLRSFGYELIRELDRGAYGVVYIAHDLRKEMKVACKQIEMDRTFHRNVFEENKNELLTIERVRHPYVIKVYCHFVVQGNGFNRMYIFMALADGGNLYKFIRNRNTLITEEKCRLYFAQILCGINHMHSVGIAHRDIKPQNVLLCSNRNSISGDYLLVVTDFGLSKVVTDQQQLAMSICGTPVFMAPELLQSKPYNPFAADVWALGITLFQMLSMELPFNFHQPQEFIIQSMMDKKIAWESAFRRTRQQPSNEYKQLVRSMLNPDSNRRIRMINITNHPWIVREYAMAESTSRSLRSSMRSHHHH; encoded by the coding sequence ATGATCCTGATGGGTGCAATGGAATCAACACTAGATTCTTTaacacaattatcatcatcaccggcattttcatcatcgtcatcatcatcgtcgtcgtcgtcgtcgtcatcaaaAGAAACACATAGTTCATCGAAAACAAATCCAAAACGACGACCATCATCTACAAAACATGATCgtgaacagcaacaacaacaagaacaaaaaccaaatctACGAAGACCAAAATTAGTACATCGTAATGTAACACGTTTCTATGAGATACCATTTGGTCCATATCGTCGTCCAGAAGATGTATTACGATCATTTGGTTATGAATTAATTCGTGAATTAGATCGTGGTGCTTATGGTGTTGTTTACATTGCACATGATctaagaaaagaaatgaaagtGGCAtgtaaacaaattgaaatggaTCGAACATTTCATCGTAATGTgtttgaagaaaataaaaacgaactATTAACTATTGAACGTGTACGACATCCATATGTGATAAAAgtttattgtcattttgttgtaCAAGGTAATGGTTTTAATCGAATGTACATATTTATGGCATTAGCTGATGGTGgaaatttatataaattcattcgaaatcGTAATACACTTATTACGGAAGAAAAATGTCGTTTATATTTTGCACAAATTCTTTGCGGTATCAATCACATGCATTCCGTTGGCATTGCACATCGTGATATTAAACCACAAAATGTTCTTCTTTGTTCAAATCGTAATTCTATTTCTGGTGATTATCTACTAGTTGTTACAGATTTTGGTCTAAGTAAAGTCGTTactgatcaacaacaattagcAATGTCTATTTGTGGTACACCGGTATTTATGGCCCCCGaattattacaatcaaaaCCATATAATCCATTTGCGGCCGATGTTTGGGCACTGGGCATTACATTATTTCAAATGTTATCAATGGAATTAccatttaattttcatcaaccacaagaatttattatacaatcaatgatggataaaaaaatagCATGGGAATCGGCATTTCGTAGAACACGACAACAGccatcaaatgaatataaacaaCTTGTACGTTCAATGCTTAATCCAGATTCAAATCGTCGAATACGTATGATTAACATAACCAATCATCCATGGATTGTACGTGAATATGCAATGGCCGAATCGACTAGTCGTTCATTACGATCATCAATGcgttcacatcatcatcattag